Within Bacillus sp. FJAT-45350, the genomic segment CCGGGAGCAAGCTCCCTTCAGTCCGCTCGACTTGCATGTATTAGGCACGCCGCCAGCGTTCGTCCTGAGCCAGGATCAAACTCTCCTTAGAAAGTGTGATATAAGCTCACTGTCACAAACGTGACGTTTCGATTTTAAAAAATCGAGAAAATTAACGAGATGTGTTTACATCTCTTTTACGCTTGGCTTTTGTCTTGTTCAGTTTTCAAAGAACAAATGATTAACCGCTCGATAGCGACTTTAATAATATAACACTTTAATCATTTTGTGTCAAACATAATTTTGATTTTTTTAAAACCAAAATCACCTCGTCTTTTCAGCGACGCTTATTAATATAACATGTCGAATACTCGCGGTCAATACTTTCTCTTTTTTTATCTACAATAATATTTTCTGTGATAAATACCTTTCGCTTTTGTTTCCTTTAACGTAGTCTGAATCTTATTCTTTTGAACAAGATATTCAATAAGAAGTTCTAGGTCAACACTGTAATCCTTTAATTCATAATGACTCATCAATTCATTAATCGACCACGACTCTTCCTTAGTCTTCATAATGTCAATTATATGTTTACACCCCAAATCCATCTTCGTTCCAATGGTAAATTCATTAGCAATTAATAGTAGCTCGACTCTTTTTTCTATCGGTTCATTCCCCACAATTAATTCATGGTATAGCTTATATGTTTCTGGTTCGATATGCTTAACTTGTTTCCATACCGTCACTTCCGGATAAAACCCACTTTCTATCACTGCCAACCGAGCTTGGTGGTGTAAGGCATGCATAATACTATTAAAAGCATCTAAATAGTTCCCCGAGTGATAAAAAGACTTACTATCTTCAAAACGTCGAACAAGCTTCGCGAACTCTATCCCTATTTTTTTCTTCCTGTCTCCTACAGGGAATTGTCTTACCCTATCCTTCATTGAAGCAACTGTTTCATTTCGGTCGAATAAGATCTTCCCATTAAAAAACCAGTCAATAAATCTACGATTGCTTCCAGATATACCCCAACAGTTAATCGTATTTCGGTCAACCTGATGCATCGCAACCTTTTTATCTTCGTACTTATAATGTTTAACGAACCATGGATCCTCTACTATGTCCTTTACAACAATCAATATTACATCAAAGCGGTCAGTAACAGATTCGCATAAAAACTCCCTCTCTACCATTAGAATACCAAGCGTATCCGTTTCTCCTGCTTTATCTTGGTATAATTGTCTTAGTAGTGATTCCATTGTTACCTGCTCCTCTCTAAGTTAAAACAAAATTCTTCGTAAATAATTTTCTATGAGGGATAATTTCGACACAAAAAAGTAGAACCCTCTTTTCATTTTTAGTAGTGCATTTTATAGCTTCAAT encodes:
- a CDS encoding nucleotidyltransferase-like protein translates to MESLLRQLYQDKAGETDTLGILMVEREFLCESVTDRFDVILIVVKDIVEDPWFVKHYKYEDKKVAMHQVDRNTINCWGISGSNRRFIDWFFNGKILFDRNETVASMKDRVRQFPVGDRKKKIGIEFAKLVRRFEDSKSFYHSGNYLDAFNSIMHALHHQARLAVIESGFYPEVTVWKQVKHIEPETYKLYHELIVGNEPIEKRVELLLIANEFTIGTKMDLGCKHIIDIMKTKEESWSINELMSHYELKDYSVDLELLIEYLVQKNKIQTTLKETKAKGIYHRKYYCR